One part of the Tunicatimonas pelagia genome encodes these proteins:
- the pdxH gene encoding pyridoxamine 5'-phosphate oxidase has translation MSASIADMRQEYSQKSLDISDAASDPVEQFHQWFEEARNAQLPEPNAMHLATADSEGRPSGRIVLLKGIESQTGYRPQFIFYTNYQSRKGDEMEKNPNVALTFFWAELERQVRIAGTIAKVDEVTSTEYFHSRPRASQIGAWVSPQSEPIENREVLDQRKTQFTEKFANQEVPRPPHWGGYAVSPLSIEFWQGRPSRLHDRIYYQLTDDQWQIQRLAP, from the coding sequence ATGAGTGCCTCTATTGCCGATATGCGACAGGAATATTCTCAGAAATCTCTTGATATATCTGATGCTGCTTCTGACCCCGTTGAGCAGTTCCACCAATGGTTTGAAGAAGCCCGTAACGCGCAACTACCGGAACCTAACGCTATGCACCTAGCAACGGCGGACTCTGAGGGTAGGCCTTCCGGAAGAATAGTTTTGTTGAAAGGAATAGAAAGCCAAACGGGATACCGCCCCCAATTTATCTTCTACACCAACTACCAAAGCCGGAAGGGAGATGAGATGGAGAAGAACCCTAACGTAGCTCTCACGTTCTTCTGGGCTGAGTTAGAACGTCAGGTTCGTATTGCGGGGACTATCGCCAAAGTAGATGAGGTTACTTCAACAGAATATTTTCATAGTCGTCCGAGGGCAAGTCAAATTGGCGCGTGGGTTTCTCCCCAGAGCGAACCCATTGAGAATCGGGAAGTACTTGACCAACGCAAGACCCAGTTTACCGAAAAGTTTGCTAACCAAGAAGTGCCGCGCCCTCCGCACTGGGGAGGATACGCAGTCAGCCCACTATCTATCGAGTTCTGGCAAGGTCGCCCCAGCCGTTTGCACGATCGCATATACTACCAACTTACGGATGACCAGTGGCAAATTCAACGTTTAGCCCCATAG
- the dnaB gene encoding replicative DNA helicase gives MRKILENNAATGKVQPQAVDLEEAVLGALMLEKDALTTVIEILQVESFYREAHQEIYKAILELFDKSEPVDILTVTSQLRKNGTLDLAGGAFEISGLTQRVSSAANIEYHARIVSEMAIKRELITIAAEIQQEAYEDTTDTFSLLDKMEQRIFSVSEANIRKNYADMRSMMREALSELEAKKLRKDGLTGVPTGFTVLDRLTSGWQRSDLVIIAARPGMGKTAFILSALRNAAVDFKHSVAIFSLEMSSVQLVNRLISAEAELESEKIKKGNLLDHEWQQLYSKTASLTEAPIFIDDTPALSIRELRSKCRRLKAQNDIELIVVDYLQLMSGDSSKNSGGNREQEIASISRAMKNLAKELNVPVIALSQLSRAVETRGGDKRPQLSDLRESGSIEQDADMVMFLYRPEYYGLTENEEGQSVQGVGEVMIAKHRNGALDTVNLKFIGKYTRFTNLDDPMGNTNYGSSLVSASGGQEFNDSSNIITYTSKANNPDFKKNDSDSDSPVPPSEDAPPF, from the coding sequence ATGCGTAAGATTCTGGAGAACAACGCGGCTACCGGGAAAGTACAGCCGCAGGCCGTTGACCTGGAAGAGGCCGTGCTGGGTGCCCTCATGCTGGAGAAAGATGCTCTTACTACCGTTATTGAGATTCTCCAGGTAGAAAGCTTTTACCGGGAAGCCCACCAAGAGATATACAAAGCTATTCTTGAACTTTTTGATAAATCTGAGCCGGTAGACATCCTCACCGTTACCAGTCAGCTTCGTAAAAACGGTACGCTAGACTTAGCCGGGGGAGCTTTTGAGATTAGTGGATTGACCCAGCGGGTAAGCTCAGCCGCTAATATTGAGTACCATGCTCGTATTGTGTCCGAAATGGCCATCAAGCGAGAGCTTATCACCATTGCGGCCGAAATTCAGCAAGAGGCCTACGAAGATACGACCGATACATTTTCGCTGCTCGACAAAATGGAACAGCGCATCTTCAGCGTATCGGAAGCCAACATCCGAAAAAATTACGCCGATATGCGCTCCATGATGCGCGAAGCACTGAGTGAGCTAGAAGCTAAAAAACTCCGCAAAGATGGCTTAACCGGAGTACCTACCGGATTCACCGTACTCGATCGGCTCACCTCCGGTTGGCAGCGGTCCGACTTGGTTATTATCGCTGCGCGGCCGGGCATGGGAAAAACGGCCTTCATTCTCTCGGCACTGCGAAATGCAGCGGTTGATTTCAAGCATTCGGTAGCTATTTTTTCGCTGGAAATGTCGTCGGTACAGTTGGTGAATCGTCTGATTAGTGCGGAAGCCGAACTGGAGAGTGAAAAAATTAAAAAAGGAAATCTGCTGGATCATGAATGGCAGCAGTTATACAGTAAAACGGCCTCTTTAACTGAGGCTCCTATTTTCATTGACGACACCCCAGCTTTGTCTATCCGGGAGTTGCGCTCCAAATGCCGCCGTCTGAAAGCCCAAAACGATATTGAACTGATTGTGGTGGATTATCTTCAACTCATGTCGGGTGACTCTTCCAAAAATAGTGGCGGAAATCGAGAGCAGGAAATTGCCTCCATCTCGCGAGCGATGAAGAATTTGGCCAAAGAGCTGAATGTTCCGGTAATTGCCCTCTCGCAGTTAAGCCGGGCGGTAGAAACCCGGGGCGGCGACAAACGTCCGCAGTTATCTGACCTTCGTGAAAGTGGATCAATCGAGCAGGATGCTGACATGGTGATGTTTCTGTACCGTCCTGAGTACTACGGGCTTACCGAAAACGAAGAAGGGCAGTCGGTGCAAGGCGTAGGGGAAGTAATGATTGCTAAACACCGGAACGGGGCACTCGATACGGTCAACCTGAAGTTTATTGGAAAATACACTCGCTTTACCAATCTGGACGACCCGATGGGCAACACCAACTACGGAAGTTCACTGGTAAGTGCCAGTGGTGGTCAGGAGTTTAATGACTCATCTAACATTATCACCTACACCAGCAAGGCGAATAACCCCGATTTTAAGAAAAATGATTCTGACAGCGATTCTCCGGTGCCCCCTTCGGAAGACGCCCCACCTTTCTAA
- a CDS encoding universal stress protein, translating into MYELKRIVVAVNLTELDEEVVRYASIVSRIMDADSVYFVHVAETLDLPDDLAEEYRQVLAPVDETIQHEMQHLVDDYFPHGEHTQVSIDVLQGNPTDELIRYGKQKDADLIILGKPDGFPRKPKLRKVAEISTCSVLFVPEGADIKIDKIAVALDFSDHAQRALSQAIKFTEEGKDVTIYGHHVYQIPKGYSKTGKSYEDFSQIMEENAKKESKKFFDNHNLDKNICEMRYQLSEDTKIDDELFGFAQQKDVDLMIIGSRGRTAAASILLGSVAERLLAYHTNIPLFMVKEKNSNMSFLEALLSL; encoded by the coding sequence ATGTATGAATTAAAACGCATCGTAGTTGCGGTAAATCTGACGGAATTAGACGAAGAAGTGGTACGCTACGCATCTATCGTAAGTCGTATTATGGATGCTGACTCGGTTTACTTCGTTCATGTAGCTGAAACGCTCGATTTACCCGACGACTTAGCTGAGGAGTATCGTCAGGTATTGGCGCCGGTAGACGAAACCATTCAGCACGAAATGCAACACCTTGTAGATGATTATTTTCCTCACGGAGAGCATACGCAAGTATCCATTGATGTGCTTCAGGGCAACCCTACTGATGAGCTAATCCGCTACGGAAAACAGAAAGATGCTGACCTAATTATTTTGGGAAAACCTGATGGGTTTCCTAGAAAGCCAAAACTCCGTAAAGTAGCTGAGATTAGTACTTGCTCCGTGCTTTTCGTACCGGAGGGGGCTGACATAAAAATTGATAAAATTGCGGTTGCTCTCGATTTCTCCGACCATGCCCAGAGGGCACTTTCACAGGCGATTAAATTTACTGAAGAGGGGAAAGATGTAACAATCTACGGACACCATGTTTATCAAATTCCAAAGGGTTATTCTAAGACGGGTAAAAGCTACGAGGATTTTAGCCAGATTATGGAAGAGAACGCCAAAAAAGAATCTAAGAAGTTTTTTGACAACCACAATTTAGACAAAAACATTTGCGAAATGCGTTACCAGCTAAGTGAAGATACCAAAATTGATGATGAGCTTTTTGGCTTCGCCCAGCAGAAAGACGTAGATCTCATGATTATTGGCTCCCGAGGGCGCACCGCCGCGGCTTCTATCTTACTGGGTAGTGTAGCGGAGCGACTGCTCGCATACCATACCAACATTCCGCTGTTTATGGTAAAAGAAAAAAATAGCAACATGAGTTTTCTCGAGGCACTGCTCAGTCTGTAA
- a CDS encoding Gfo/Idh/MocA family protein: protein MNSSRRNFLAKLGSGTVAAMASPVFLNAQSRPRIAPSDQVNIAVVGVRNIGWANLRSHLQIPGVNCVALCDVDQRELDKRVSDVEKMAGNRPDTYTDFRKLYEHPDLDAVILGTPDHWHAVQTIQACEAGLDVYVEKPLANSIEECQVMAKAVKKHNRIVQVGQQQRSSDHWQPAMKLIRDGKIGRVNFVRAWNHSGPERIVQPVSNQAAPSEVDYKMWLGPAPDRPFNENRFHGSFRWYWDYAGGKMTDWGVHLIDMVLLGMDATAPNSVMASGGKFADPGSDMETPDTMSAIYEFDDFVMVWEHNMINRNGPYGKDHGIEFVGEQGRMIIDRRGWEITPVTERTEDGNSRYVMEKMPYQPRRGNPRDAHAVDFINSIKTREQPICPIEIGSHVAVVAHLGNISYRLGRKVYWDSDAYAFRDDDAAQKMVQAQYHNGWKLSV, encoded by the coding sequence ATGAATTCATCCCGAAGAAATTTCTTGGCAAAATTAGGTAGTGGCACGGTGGCGGCCATGGCTTCTCCTGTCTTCCTCAATGCTCAATCTCGTCCCCGGATAGCACCCAGCGATCAGGTGAATATTGCGGTGGTAGGAGTGCGAAATATTGGTTGGGCCAACCTACGCTCCCATCTACAAATACCGGGCGTTAACTGCGTAGCTCTCTGTGACGTAGACCAGCGCGAGCTAGATAAGCGCGTGAGCGATGTAGAGAAAATGGCGGGCAACCGACCGGATACCTATACCGACTTCCGTAAACTGTACGAGCACCCCGATTTGGATGCGGTGATTTTGGGTACCCCTGACCACTGGCACGCCGTACAAACCATTCAGGCCTGCGAAGCGGGATTAGATGTGTACGTGGAAAAGCCACTGGCAAACTCTATTGAAGAATGCCAGGTGATGGCTAAGGCAGTTAAGAAGCATAACCGCATTGTGCAAGTAGGTCAGCAGCAACGGAGCAGCGATCACTGGCAACCAGCGATGAAACTAATCCGGGACGGGAAAATCGGGCGAGTAAACTTTGTGCGCGCCTGGAACCACAGTGGCCCGGAACGCATTGTACAACCTGTATCCAATCAAGCAGCTCCGTCGGAGGTTGATTATAAAATGTGGCTAGGCCCAGCTCCCGATCGACCATTTAACGAAAACCGCTTTCACGGCTCGTTCCGATGGTACTGGGACTACGCCGGAGGTAAGATGACTGATTGGGGCGTCCATTTGATTGATATGGTACTATTAGGAATGGATGCCACTGCCCCCAATTCGGTAATGGCTTCGGGGGGTAAGTTTGCTGACCCCGGTAGCGATATGGAAACCCCCGATACCATGAGTGCTATCTACGAATTTGATGATTTTGTGATGGTGTGGGAGCATAATATGATTAACCGCAATGGCCCCTACGGAAAAGATCACGGCATTGAGTTTGTAGGTGAACAAGGCCGGATGATTATTGATCGACGGGGTTGGGAAATCACTCCCGTAACCGAGCGCACCGAGGACGGCAACTCTCGCTACGTGATGGAAAAGATGCCGTATCAGCCCCGTCGAGGTAACCCTCGGGATGCTCATGCAGTGGATTTTATCAACAGTATCAAGACCCGCGAGCAGCCCATTTGCCCCATTGAAATTGGTAGTCATGTAGCGGTAGTAGCTCACTTAGGCAATATCTCTTACCGATTAGGCCGTAAAGTTTACTGGGACTCAGATGCCTATGCCTTTAGAGATGATGATGCCGCACAAAAAATGGTACAAGCCCAGTACCACAACGGTTGGAAGCTATCGGTATAA
- a CDS encoding Uma2 family endonuclease, with protein sequence MNLLEKLSTEDYIQLENETGLKHEYHDGWVVAMAGVTEEHDLIRNDNTIARRP encoded by the coding sequence ATGAATCTACTAGAGAAGTTAAGCACAGAAGACTATATTCAACTGGAAAATGAAACTGGCTTGAAGCATGAGTATCATGACGGATGGGTAGTGGCTATGGCTGGCGTAACTGAAGAGCACGATCTGATTAGGAACGATAACACAATCGCGCGGCGACCGTAA
- a CDS encoding monothiol bacilliredoxin BrxC family protein — MFTIMHTSQDFEAAIEASYEKPIVIFKHSATCPFSAAAQVEVANAKPAIDIYGIVLQYTSDLKTEIAEKLDVEHQSPQTIVVHKGKAVSHQWRDEIQEDKLKQEVARLSGQ; from the coding sequence ATGTTTACCATTATGCATACTTCTCAGGATTTCGAAGCAGCTATTGAAGCCAGTTACGAAAAGCCTATTGTGATTTTCAAGCACTCGGCAACCTGTCCCTTCAGTGCCGCAGCGCAGGTGGAGGTTGCCAACGCCAAACCCGCTATTGATATTTACGGAATCGTACTACAGTATACATCGGATTTGAAAACGGAAATTGCCGAGAAACTAGATGTAGAGCACCAAAGTCCTCAGACAATTGTAGTTCATAAGGGAAAGGCAGTCAGTCACCAGTGGCGCGATGAAATTCAGGAAGATAAGCTAAAGCAAGAGGTTGCTCGCCTTTCGGGACAATGA
- a CDS encoding ABC transporter permease, whose protein sequence is MSNILSSVINRYSSVIMLKNYFTVALRSLLKYKGYSAINLLGLTAGITTCVLIYLYIQHELSYDRFHEQADRIYRVDNTYLAEGVDSYPTVSSALAVGAKETIPDVEEAVRISRLGSGLNSAVVIQVEDEFYREQQVYFADPSFFQLFSFPLIEGNAVAALAEPFSAVLTEETVKKYFGRTDVVGQSFRFASDREHEYQVTGVTATSPTNSHFTFSILTSTETVASLNPDTDLASTWNNDGWYTYLLLKGQSSPNEVVAQIDALNAEHLSSQDIARKSSLTALTDIHLHSNMLNEVKPNGSMAQVYVFMAIALFVLFIAVVNYMNLATARSARRSKEVGLRKTLGAERWQLIGQFLSESVLLVLIATLVSLLLAQLLLPTFNQLAGKELALHLDQNFGLWQGLMLVVLLTGLVSGSYPALFLSGFKPAEVLKGKLAVGMNSSPWLRKGLVVFQFMVSIVLIIGAWVVYSQIDYLKNKDLGFQKEHVVVIENDNNAVTAQLSTFKRELTQHPGVLSAAASLSVPGGLRPIVPIKTDQMGEEEQVNMAAINIDFEYLQTMGIEVATGRDFDPRFTTDSTQSIIINRQAIKELNLVGEPVGQTVRINLAFPDKDYQEKRIIGVVDDINFEPLYRATAGAFFAPLLPVYNYVFVKINPQEREEALHHLENTWTAMVPDQPFTFSFLDDDLNQLYQAEEKLSTIVTYFSGLAVIIACLGLFGLASFATEQRRKEIGIRKVLGSTNVGIIRLFFKEYLQIIAIANLVAWPLAYLLTKEYMSNFVFSTQIQWFIFLVAGGLVLSIALLTVGAKAVKAAMANPVKSLRSE, encoded by the coding sequence GTGAGTAATATTCTTTCATCAGTCATCAATCGCTACTCATCAGTTATTATGCTCAAAAACTACTTTACCGTTGCCCTACGGAGTCTGCTTAAATACAAGGGCTACTCCGCCATTAATCTTTTGGGGCTCACCGCGGGTATCACTACCTGTGTTCTAATCTACCTTTATATCCAGCATGAACTGAGTTACGATCGTTTTCACGAGCAGGCTGATCGGATTTATCGGGTAGATAATACCTATCTGGCGGAGGGGGTAGATTCTTATCCCACCGTTTCATCGGCCTTGGCAGTAGGTGCTAAAGAAACCATTCCGGATGTAGAAGAAGCGGTACGCATAAGCCGACTAGGTAGCGGACTAAATAGCGCGGTAGTTATTCAGGTAGAAGATGAATTTTATCGAGAGCAACAAGTATATTTCGCTGATCCTTCTTTCTTTCAATTGTTTTCTTTTCCGTTGATAGAAGGAAATGCAGTTGCTGCATTAGCTGAGCCTTTCTCAGCCGTATTAACCGAAGAAACCGTTAAAAAATACTTCGGGCGTACCGATGTGGTAGGTCAATCGTTTCGCTTTGCCAGCGATAGGGAGCACGAGTACCAAGTAACCGGGGTAACGGCTACATCACCTACTAACAGTCATTTTACGTTCTCTATACTGACCTCTACGGAAACCGTAGCATCGCTCAACCCTGACACCGATTTAGCATCTACCTGGAACAACGACGGTTGGTATACTTACTTGTTGCTTAAAGGCCAAAGTTCGCCCAATGAAGTAGTAGCCCAAATTGACGCACTTAACGCCGAGCATTTGTCCTCGCAAGATATAGCGCGCAAATCATCACTAACGGCTCTTACCGATATTCATCTGCACTCTAATATGCTCAATGAGGTGAAGCCCAATGGCAGCATGGCGCAAGTTTACGTATTTATGGCGATCGCTTTGTTTGTGCTATTTATCGCTGTCGTAAACTACATGAACCTAGCCACAGCCCGATCGGCTCGTCGGTCGAAAGAAGTAGGTCTGCGTAAAACACTAGGGGCGGAACGCTGGCAACTGATTGGGCAATTTCTAAGCGAATCGGTACTGCTGGTGCTGATAGCCACGCTGGTTTCGCTGCTATTGGCCCAACTCCTACTACCTACCTTCAATCAACTGGCGGGAAAAGAACTCGCGCTACACTTAGATCAGAATTTCGGACTTTGGCAGGGATTAATGCTGGTGGTTCTACTGACGGGTTTGGTATCAGGTAGTTACCCAGCTTTGTTTTTGTCGGGGTTCAAACCTGCCGAAGTACTCAAGGGGAAGTTAGCCGTAGGTATGAACAGTTCGCCTTGGCTACGGAAAGGACTGGTGGTATTTCAATTTATGGTTTCCATTGTGCTAATTATTGGGGCGTGGGTGGTGTACAGCCAAATTGATTATCTAAAGAATAAGGATTTAGGTTTTCAGAAAGAGCATGTAGTGGTTATTGAAAACGATAACAACGCGGTGACTGCTCAGCTCAGCACCTTTAAGCGAGAACTAACCCAGCACCCGGGGGTGCTATCTGCGGCTGCTTCGCTGAGCGTTCCGGGAGGGCTACGGCCCATTGTTCCGATTAAAACCGACCAGATGGGTGAAGAAGAACAAGTGAACATGGCTGCCATCAATATTGACTTTGAGTACCTACAAACGATGGGAATAGAAGTAGCTACTGGCCGCGATTTTGACCCACGCTTTACGACCGATTCTACGCAGTCAATTATCATTAACCGCCAAGCAATTAAAGAACTCAACTTAGTAGGTGAACCGGTAGGGCAAACTGTACGAATTAATCTGGCATTTCCTGATAAAGACTATCAAGAGAAACGGATTATTGGGGTGGTAGATGATATTAACTTTGAGCCCTTGTACCGGGCTACCGCAGGAGCTTTCTTCGCCCCGCTACTACCGGTGTACAATTATGTCTTCGTAAAGATTAATCCGCAGGAACGAGAAGAAGCTCTACATCACCTAGAAAATACCTGGACGGCGATGGTGCCCGATCAACCATTTACCTTTTCATTTCTGGATGACGACCTGAACCAACTTTATCAAGCCGAAGAGAAACTAAGTACTATCGTCACCTATTTTTCGGGGTTAGCAGTCATTATTGCTTGTTTGGGGCTATTTGGGCTGGCCTCCTTCGCTACCGAACAGCGTCGTAAAGAGATCGGTATTCGGAAAGTACTGGGTTCTACCAATGTAGGAATCATCCGCCTATTTTTTAAAGAGTATTTACAGATTATCGCGATAGCTAATCTAGTTGCCTGGCCGTTAGCGTACTTACTAACCAAAGAATATATGAGCAATTTCGTGTTCAGCACCCAAATTCAGTGGTTTATCTTTCTGGTCGCTGGAGGTCTAGTGCTGTCCATAGCCTTACTAACTGTTGGTGCTAAAGCAGTTAAAGCCGCAATGGCTAACCCAGTGAAGTCTTTAAGAAGCGAATAA